The following proteins come from a genomic window of Solwaraspora sp. WMMA2065:
- a CDS encoding AAA family ATPase yields the protein MALGGRAVEGTESGWGRPAEPAPRWRALLDRARLGGRTGEQPEVADPNGAAPRSRENGRGTAQVPNGIAQVPGHHPEPGHSTGGSWMGDSGHPAGPGHPSTLGHPGYPADPADHGYPADQGPPAPAAGRYAALAPPPAPAAPGGYPPGYPVMPGHPADRAARPVRPSVPPPSEQGFPGGPEVGGYPPAAEPPRRGGPGPGPGYPPGPDGGGGYPARIEWRESRPDAEVDRATGILRRNLGIPRVLAFANPKGGVHKTTATVLAAATIGSVRGRGVLAWDDNELRGTLGLRAGSARHARTIRHLISDLVEIEGSHGYELTDRLDDYLRHASDGSYDVLAGEESPRFAQRLDPHTVRRVLELLRRTHDVICVDTGNNVESANWQTVLQAADQLVVTCVPREDAAFTADWMLDLLDDVGMGDLVRNAVTLLSCPSPGPMPLLDDLRRHFATRTRAVAVVPYDPALETGSSIEYVQLQPETRQAWLQAAAMMLEPFVR from the coding sequence ATAGCGCTGGGAGGGCGAGCCGTGGAGGGCACCGAGTCCGGCTGGGGCCGGCCTGCCGAACCAGCGCCGCGCTGGCGCGCGCTGCTCGACCGGGCACGCCTCGGTGGCCGTACCGGTGAGCAGCCTGAGGTGGCGGACCCCAACGGGGCGGCGCCCCGGTCGCGGGAGAATGGTCGCGGCACGGCCCAGGTGCCCAACGGCATCGCGCAGGTGCCGGGTCACCATCCGGAGCCGGGGCATTCCACCGGTGGCAGTTGGATGGGCGACTCCGGCCATCCGGCCGGTCCCGGTCACCCCTCGACCCTCGGCCACCCCGGCTATCCCGCCGATCCGGCTGATCATGGCTATCCGGCCGACCAGGGACCGCCGGCGCCGGCCGCCGGACGGTACGCCGCCCTGGCGCCGCCGCCGGCTCCGGCCGCCCCGGGTGGCTACCCGCCCGGCTATCCGGTGATGCCCGGCCACCCTGCGGACCGGGCCGCTCGGCCGGTGCGCCCGAGTGTGCCGCCACCATCGGAACAGGGCTTCCCGGGCGGCCCCGAGGTCGGCGGCTACCCGCCGGCCGCCGAGCCGCCGCGCCGGGGCGGACCTGGGCCGGGGCCGGGGTACCCGCCGGGCCCGGACGGCGGTGGCGGATACCCGGCACGGATCGAGTGGCGGGAGAGCCGGCCCGACGCGGAGGTCGACCGGGCCACCGGCATCCTGCGTCGCAACCTCGGCATACCGCGGGTGCTGGCGTTCGCCAATCCGAAGGGCGGGGTGCACAAGACGACGGCGACCGTGCTCGCTGCGGCGACGATCGGTAGCGTCCGTGGCCGTGGGGTGCTCGCCTGGGACGACAACGAACTGCGCGGCACGCTCGGACTGCGGGCCGGCAGCGCCCGTCATGCCCGGACCATCCGCCATCTGATCTCCGATCTGGTGGAGATCGAGGGCTCGCACGGCTACGAGCTGACCGACCGGCTCGACGACTACCTCCGGCACGCCTCCGACGGCTCGTACGACGTACTCGCCGGTGAGGAGAGCCCTCGGTTCGCGCAGCGGCTCGACCCGCACACCGTCCGGCGGGTGCTGGAGCTGCTCCGCCGGACCCACGACGTGATCTGTGTGGACACCGGCAACAACGTGGAGAGCGCCAACTGGCAGACCGTCCTGCAGGCCGCCGATCAGCTGGTGGTCACCTGCGTGCCCCGGGAGGACGCGGCGTTCACCGCGGACTGGATGCTGGACCTGCTGGACGATGTCGGCATGGGCGACCTGGTGCGCAACGCGGTGACCTTGCTGTCCTGCCCGAGTCCGGGGCCGATGCCGTTGCTCGACGACCTGCGCCGGCACTTCGCCACCCGGACCCGGGCGGTGGCCGTGGTGCCCTACGACCCGGCCCTGGAAACCGGGTCGTCGATCGAGTACGTGCAGTTGCAGCCGGAGACGCGGCAGGCATGGCTGCAGGCGGCCGCGATGATGCTGGAGCCGTTCGTCCGCTGA